A single genomic interval of Drosophila busckii strain San Diego stock center, stock number 13000-0081.31 unplaced genomic scaffold, ASM1175060v1 hic_scaffold_52, whole genome shotgun sequence harbors:
- the LOC108602246 gene encoding uncharacterized protein LOC108602246, giving the protein MHHYVTRPRSYLSFDVDFEHLEEESEPQPVANYTRTQLLVLDYKQFIAARRIQTAWRGHSTRKLGRQRWEAAITIQRWWRGFQVRQRFACRMEQRLQQALLDHYNEAATKIQALFRGWWVRQTVHDMHSLYRMQLCAAEELLSCVAQKLHYLLRTYSIPGVYSLRNSHCLSRVEKLLSSMNYRFHNDRMRFQQARKAAIVAAQRREYNNAFNHTKVPFPGPNYLGICEPACDEWLRSGGDMDRRMYQIIAEYEKSAMDKQVVKVHRTLAERKLRRHIEEVLYRQSKEKHDFCGDVIRSMRKWKIWQDNQITISTNVFRTPELLQSFLDEVSELWEEMEGNCHCGTPLTICR; this is encoded by the exons atgcatcaTTACGTTACGCGGCCACGTTCATATTTATCCTTCGATGTGGACTTTGAACA CCTTGAGGAGGAGTCTGAGCCGCAGCCAGTGGCCAATTATACGCG CACacagctgctggtgctggacTACAAGCAGTTTATAGCAGCGCGTCGCATCCAGACCGCTTGGCGTGGCCACAGCACGCGTAAGCTGGGCCGGCAGCGCTGGGAGGCAGCAATTACCATTCAGCGCTGGTGGCGCGGCTTTCAAGTGCGTCAGCGTTTCGCTTGCCGCATggagcagcgactgcagcaggcgctgctCGATCACTACAATGAGGCGGCAACCAAAATCCAGGCGCTCTTCCGCGGCTGGTGGGTGCGGCAAACGGTGCACGATATGCACAGCTTGTATCGCATGCAGCTGTGCGCAGCTGAGGAGCTGCTCAGCTGTGTGGCACAGAAGCTGCATTATCTGCTGCGCACCTACAGCATACCCGGCGTATACTCGCTGCGCAACTCGCACTGTCTGTCGCGTGTGGAGAAGCTGTTGAGCAGCATGAACTATCGTTTCCACAACGATCGCATGCGCTTCCAGCAGGCGCGCAAGGCGGCCATAGTGGCAGCTCAGCGGCGGGAGTATAACAACGCCTTCAATCACACCAAGGTGCCCTTTCCGGGTCCCAACTATTTGGGCATATGCGAGCCCGCCTGCGATGAATGGCTGCGCAGCGGCGGCGATATGGACCGTCGCATGTATCAGATTATAGCCGAGTATGAAAAGAGCGCAATGGACAAGCAAGTGGTCAAAGTGCATCGCACTTTGGCAGAGC GTAAACTGCGTCGTCATATCGAGGAAGTGCTGTATCGTCAGAGCAAGGAGAAACACGATTTCTGCGGCGATGTTATACGCAGCATGCGCAAGTGGAAGATCTGGCAGGACAATCAGATCACCATTAGTACCAATGTCTTTCGCACGCCTGAGCTGCTGCAGAGTTTCCTCGACGAGGTCTCTGAGCTCTGGGAGGAAATGGAAGGCAACTGCCACTGCGGCACGCCGCTCACAATCTGCCGCTGA
- the LOC108603243 gene encoding retinoid-inducible serine carboxypeptidase has product MQLLNLKGFILLLLLLLQCLSCVQARRGFGGSEQDWRYVEVRKGAHMFYWLYYTTASVSEYTARPLVIWLQGGPGVASSGCGCFEQLGPVDIEGRPRAHNWVQHMNVLFIDSPVGTGYSYVEPQGEYAKDNKQIAQDLVTLMKAFLSQHPEFQLVPLHIFSESYGGKMAPEFALELYLAQQRGELRCQLRSVVVGNPWTSPLDSTLSYAPYLLQLGIVDQRGYSEIARVAADIARLVYNKKWLAALEQSSRIQEVIEEHTGGVFLYNTQRRVHVDDAYRYGEDPKLRSFMLSNVTQALNLTHMSEWMVQNATVFFQLGDDIFKPAIDIVTRLLNETPLRVGVYSGILDLLCATPGTVNWISRMQWQRKLQYTKAPRRAFRIDGVLEGYEQRGGGFSMFWVYRAGHLVQQDNPAAMSHILREFTNYG; this is encoded by the exons atgcagctgctgaaCTTGAAAGGCTTTatattgctactgctgctgctgctgcaatgcttAAGCTGCGTGCAAG cgcGTCGTGGCTTTGGCGGCAGTGAGCAGGATTGGCGCTATGTGGAGGTGAGAAAGGGGGCGCATATGTTCTACTGGCTCTACTATACAACGGCGAGTGTGAGCGAGTATACGGCACGTCCGCTGGTCATCTGGCTGCAAGGCGGACCGGGCGTGGCGTCCtctggctgcggctgcttcgAGCAGCTGGGCCCCGTCGACATTGAGGGTCGTCCACGTGCCCACAACTGGGTGCAGCATATGAATGTGTTGTTCATAGACAGTCCCGTGGGCACGGGCTACAGCTATGTGGAGCCGCAAGGTGAATATGCCAAGGACAACAAGCAGATAGCGCAGGACTTGGTGACGCTGATGAAGGCGTTTCTGAGCCAGCATCCAGAGTTCCAGCTGGTGCCGCTGCACATCTTCAGCGAGAGCTATGGCGGCAAAATGGCGCCCGAGTTTGCGCTCGAGCTTTATCTGGCGCAGCAGCGTGGCGAGCTGCGTTGCCAGCTGCGCTCAGTGGTCGTTGGCAATCCCTGGACCTCGCCGCTGGACAGCACGCTCAGCTATGCGCCGTatctgctgcagctgggcaTTGTGGATCAGCGTGGCTACAGCGAAATTGCGCGCGTGGCTGCGGACATTGCGCGGCTGGTGTACAACAAGAAGTGGCTGGCTGCCTTGGAGCAGAGCTCCAGAATACAGGAGGTCATTGAAGAGCACACAGGCGGTGTCTTCTTGTACAATACGCAGCGACGCGTGCATGTCGATGATGCCTATCGGTATGGCGAGGATCCCAAGCTGCGCAGCTTTATGCTCAGCAATGTGACCCAGGCGCTGAATCTGACGCACATGAGCGAGTGGATGGTGCAGAATGCCACAGTGTTCTTTCAGCTGGGCGATGACATCTTCAAGCCGGCCATTGACATAG TTACACGCCTGCTCAATGAAACGCCGCTGCGCGTGGGCGTCTACTCGGGTATTCTGGATCTGCTCTGTGCCACGCCCGGCACTGTCAACTGGATCAGCCGCATGCAGTGGCAGCGCAAGCTGCAGTACACTAAAGCGCCGCGTCGCGCCTTTCGCATCGATGGCGTGCTCGAGGGCTATGAGCAGCGTGGCGGTGGCTTCAGCATGTTCTGGGTCTATCGTGCTGGCCACTTGGTGCAGCAGGATAATCCCGCTGCCATGTCGCACATACTGCGTGAGTTTACCAACTATGGCTGA
- the LOC108608330 gene encoding uncharacterized protein LOC108608330, whose translation MKMHSPIIKYSQLLMLLGLACLTTLPGLAVGLRNVNVRIPSAVKRGDNALLICNYDLENETLYAVKWYRGRREFYRYTPKENPAWKIFTKRNEIDVETTQSNASHVLLRNVPTSISGKYACEVSADAPTFDTSLVTADMEVVELPTQRPIITGIHSRYRLGDIMNGNCSSDYSKPAANLTWWINDIQVLPNYLRVYDVQRHLAEHLESSVLELNFVVTTHHFFKGRLKLKCSARIHNIYAQESEKLIEEDRPRILASGRSPDMNMYPFDHPSDNDLTNEQFLKTKNAAASQLQLNSQRCQLMLLVGLMLTARLNNNIGRR comes from the exons GGCTTGCTGTGGGGCTACGCAATGTAAATGTTCGCATACCGTCGGCTGTTAAGCGCGGCGATAATGCGCTCTTAATCTGCAATTATGACTTGGAAAACGAGACGCTCTATGCGGTGAAGTGGTACAGAGGCCGGCGCGAGTTCTATCGCTATACGCCCAAAGAGAATCCGGCCTGGAAGATATTCACCAAAAGGAATGAAATTGATGTGGAG ACCACACAATCGAATGCCAGTCATGTGCTTTTGCGCAACGTGCCCACCTCGATTTCCGGTAAATATGCCTGTGAAGTCTCCGCAGACGCGCCCACATTTGACACCTCCCTTGTGACCGCCGACATGGAAGTTGTGG AATTGCCCACCCAGCGGCCCATTATAACAGGCATACATAGTCGCTATCGTCTAGGCGATATTATGAATGGCAACTGCTCGTCTGACTACTCAAAGCCCGCTGCCAATCTCACCTGGTGGATAAACGATATACAG GTGCTACCAAATTATTTGCGTGTCTATGACGTGCAGCGACATCTGGCCGAGCACTTGGAGTCGTCAGTGCTTGAGTTGAATTTTGTAGTCACTACGCATCATTTCTTCAAGGGACGCCTTAAG ctCAAGTGTTCGGCTCGCattcataatatttatgcacaggAGAGCGAGAAGCTTATTGAGGAGGATCGTCCACGTATTTTGGCTTCGGGACGCTCACCGGACATGAACATGTATCCCTTCGATCATCCAAGCGACAATGACTTGACTAATGAGCAGTTCTTAAAGACTAAAA ATGCTGCCGCATCGCAACTCCAACTTAATAGTCAACGATGCCAATTGATGCTGCTAGTGGGTCTAATGCTTACAGCTCGACTGAACAACAACATCGGGCGACGGTGA
- the LOC108603731 gene encoding uncharacterized protein LOC108603731 isoform X3 has product MKWHHVPTDVNPADILSRGCTPLELLESKLWREGPPFLKLDPFSWPALVPSLTDLPERRRSVFILSENPDISYACKFQNSFGRLQRVFGYIHRFSRLKSRNQERRRGPLTVDDIKDGTHLLLKSIQETWFSDELRALRAKKEVKSKSKLFSLHPILDGSGLIRVGGRLQNSILDYDARHPLLLPKDHPVTRAIIAHFHAKFLHAGPQSLLAALRQRFWPIGGRKTVAATVNKCIRCFRLKPTILETIMAPLPANRVQPCRPFKTTGIDFCGPFYSKSEVRNRPPTKCYIAIFVCFATKASHLELVEDLSAMSFIASLRRFISTRGKPHTIWSDNATNFVGAKNELKELAELFLSDPQNFALRDCFVSLGINWQFIPPRSPHFGGLWEAAVKSAKFHFIRVVGKSLLTFNELRTLVCEISAMLNSRPICPLSESPDDLDILTPGHFLIGASFAAIEEPDITHLDISRLSRWQRVCQMQQTFWRKWSTSYLSLLQERGKWRSSKPSLLPNSIVVLKDENLPPLQWRMGRVESTIPGKDGVSRVAVIRTATGVTKRAVSKLAVLPLETTSSVSVPLSAGGACREQSQQL; this is encoded by the coding sequence ATGAAATGGCACCACGTACCAACCGATGTCAATCCGGCTGACATATTGTCAAGAGGATGCACACCACTCGAGCTACTGGAATCAAAATTATGGCGTGAAGGGCCGCCATTCTTGAAATTGGACCCCTTCTCCTGGCCTGCTCTTGTGCCTTCTTTGACAGACTTGCCTGAACGTCGCCGAAGCGTCTTCATTCTGTCTGAGAATCCAGACATCTCCTACGCCTGTAAGTTCCAAAACTCATTTGGCAGGCTGCAGAGAGTTTTTGGATACATACACCGCTTCTCACGCTTAAAAAGCCGCAACCAGGAACGTCGCAGAGGACCCCTCACGGTGGACGACATCAAAGACGGCACGCATCTGCTTCTCAAGTCGATCCAGGAAACCTGGTTTTCGGACGAACTCCGGGCGCTGAGAGCGAAGAAGGAGGTCAAATCTAAAAGCAAGCTGTTCTCACTGCACCCTATCCTGGACGGTTCAGGCCTGATTCGCGTTGGAGGTCGTCTTCAAAACTCGATCCTGGACTACGACGCGAGACatccactgctgctgccaaaggaTCATCCAGTCACTCGCGCAATCATTGCGCATTTTCACGCCAAGTTCCTGCACGCTGGACCTCAAAGCCTGTTAGCTGCCCTGCGACAAAGGTTTTGGCCAATTGGAGGCCGAAAAACGGTTGCAGCCACAGTCAACAAATGCATTAGATGTTTTCGCCTGAAGCCTACGATTCTCGAGACCATTATGGCTCCGCTGCCAGCAAATCGAGTGCAACCATGTCGCCCTTTCAAAACGACTGGTATCGACTTCTGCGGCCCATTTTATTCCAAATCAGAAGTCAGGAATCGTCCTCCAACGAAATGCTACATAGCAATTTTCGTTTGCTTCGCCACGAAGGCCTCACATTTGGAGTTGGTAGAGGACTTATCTGCCATGTCGTTCATCGCATCCTTGAGGCGCTTCATCAGTACCAGAGGCAAGCCGCATACAATTTGGTCGGACAATGCAACCAATTTTGTCGGTGCGAAAAATGAGCTGAAGGAGTTGGCGGAACTGTTTCTCTCCGACCCGCAAAATTTCGCACTACGCGACTGCTTCGTCTCGCTTGGCATAAACTGGCAATTCATACCTCCCCGTTCCCCGCACTTTGGTGGACTATGGGAGGCCGCCGTTAAATCTGCCAAATTCCACTTCATTCGTGTGGTTGGCAAATCTCTGCTAACATTTAACGAACTTCGAACTTTAGTTTGCGAAATCTCGGCCATGTTGAACTCACGTCCAATTTGTCCTCTTTCAGAGAGCCCTGACGACTTGGATATCCTCACTCCTGGCCACTTCTTAATTGGTGCCTCCTTTGCCGCTATCGAGGAGCCAGACATAACTCACCTCGACATCAGCCGTCTGAGCCGATGGCAACGAGTCTGTCAGATGCAGCAGACATTCTGGCGAAAATGGAGCACTTCCTATCTATCGCTGCTTCAAGAACGTGGCAAGTGGCGATCGTCTAAGCCGAGTCTTCTACCCAATAGCATCGTGGTGCTAAAAGACGAAAACCTTCCTCCTCTGCAATGGCGCATGGGCAGAGTCGAGAGCACCATACCTGGAAAAGACGGCGTCTCTCGAGTGGCAGTAATTCGTACGGCTACTGGTGTGACTAAGCGAGCTGTCAGCAAATTGGCTGTTCTGCCCCTTGAGACCACATCATCTGTCAGCGTGCCTCTTTCAGCGGGGGGAGCATGTCGGGAGCAGAGCCAGCAATTATAA
- the LOC108603731 gene encoding uncharacterized protein LOC108603731 isoform X2 has product MKTLGLYWDTKSDNLLFSFVENSHQVAATKRSILSTVAKFYDPLGLIAPVITRLKIFLQILWKDKLDWDEALPQSLHTLWLDHVSQISAVSHLKFPRFVIQSNALLEIHAFCDASLAAYGACVYVRSESHGIVSTHLLCSKSRVSPLKTLTVPKLELCAALLLSELVGNIAQTISSHCSYHCWSDSTIVLSWIRQPPSEFNIFVSNRIAQIQDRTKDMKWHHVPTDVNPADILSRGCTPLELLESKLWREGPPFLKLDPFSWPALVPSLTDLPERRRSVFILSENPDISYACKFQNSFGRLQRVFGYIHRFSRLKSRNQERRRGPLTVDDIKDGTHLLLKSIQETWFSDELRALRAKKEVKSKSKLFSLHPILDGSGLIRVGGRLQNSILDYDARHPLLLPKDHPVTRAIIAHFHAKFLHAGPQSLLAALRQRFWPIGGRKTVAATVNKCIRCFRLKPTILETIMAPLPANRVQPCRPFKTTGIDFCGPFYSKSEVRNRPPTKCYIAIFVCFATKASHLELVEDLSAMSFIASLRRFISTRGKPHTIWSDNATNFVGAKNELKELAELFLSDPQNFALRDCFVSLGINWQFIPPRSPHFGGLWEAAVKSAKFHFIRVVGKSLLTFNELRTLVCEISAMLNSRPICPLSESPDDLDILTPGHFLIGASFAAIEEPDITHLDISRLSRWQRVCQMQQTFWRKWSTSYLSLLQERGKWRSSKPSLLPNSIVVLKDENLPPLQWRMGRVESTIPGKDGVSRVAVIRTATGVTKRAVSKLAVLPLETTSSVSVPLSAGGACREQSQQL; this is encoded by the coding sequence ATGAAGACGCTAGGACTGTATTGGGACACAAAATCGGATAACCTGCTATTCAGCTTCGTGGAAAATTCGCATCaggttgctgccacaaagaGGTCAATTTTGTCAACTGTGGCCAAATTCTATGATCCGCTCGGACTGATAGCTCCTGTCATAACTCGGCTGAAGATCTTTCTCCAGATCCTATGGAAGGACAAGCTTGACTGGGATGAAGCTCTACCGCAATCATTGCACACTCTTTGGTTGGACCATGTTAGCCAAATTTCGGCTGTCAGTCACCTCAAATTTCCTCGTTTTGTGATCCAGTCTAACGCATTGCTCGAAATCCATGCATTTTGTGATGCAAGTCTCGCTGCATATGGAGCTTGTGTTTACGTGCGGTCAGAGTCGCATGGCATCGTTTCAACGCACTTGCTGTGCTCAAAGTCAAGAGTCTCGCCTTTAAAAACTCTTACGGTACCCAAATTGGAGCTATGCGCAGCACTTCTACTGTCAGAACTAGTCGGAAATATCGCACAAACCATATCATCTCATTGCTCTTATCATTGTTGGTCCGATTCGACCATTGTTTTATCTTGGATTCGTCAGCCTCCTTCAGAATTCAACATTTTCGTATCCAACAGGATTGCTCAAATTCAGGATCGCACCAAGGATATGAAATGGCACCACGTACCAACCGATGTCAATCCGGCTGACATATTGTCAAGAGGATGCACACCACTCGAGCTACTGGAATCAAAATTATGGCGTGAAGGGCCGCCATTCTTGAAATTGGACCCCTTCTCCTGGCCTGCTCTTGTGCCTTCTTTGACAGACTTGCCTGAACGTCGCCGAAGCGTCTTCATTCTGTCTGAGAATCCAGACATCTCCTACGCCTGTAAGTTCCAAAACTCATTTGGCAGGCTGCAGAGAGTTTTTGGATACATACACCGCTTCTCACGCTTAAAAAGCCGCAACCAGGAACGTCGCAGAGGACCCCTCACGGTGGACGACATCAAAGACGGCACGCATCTGCTTCTCAAGTCGATCCAGGAAACCTGGTTTTCGGACGAACTCCGGGCGCTGAGAGCGAAGAAGGAGGTCAAATCTAAAAGCAAGCTGTTCTCACTGCACCCTATCCTGGACGGTTCAGGCCTGATTCGCGTTGGAGGTCGTCTTCAAAACTCGATCCTGGACTACGACGCGAGACatccactgctgctgccaaaggaTCATCCAGTCACTCGCGCAATCATTGCGCATTTTCACGCCAAGTTCCTGCACGCTGGACCTCAAAGCCTGTTAGCTGCCCTGCGACAAAGGTTTTGGCCAATTGGAGGCCGAAAAACGGTTGCAGCCACAGTCAACAAATGCATTAGATGTTTTCGCCTGAAGCCTACGATTCTCGAGACCATTATGGCTCCGCTGCCAGCAAATCGAGTGCAACCATGTCGCCCTTTCAAAACGACTGGTATCGACTTCTGCGGCCCATTTTATTCCAAATCAGAAGTCAGGAATCGTCCTCCAACGAAATGCTACATAGCAATTTTCGTTTGCTTCGCCACGAAGGCCTCACATTTGGAGTTGGTAGAGGACTTATCTGCCATGTCGTTCATCGCATCCTTGAGGCGCTTCATCAGTACCAGAGGCAAGCCGCATACAATTTGGTCGGACAATGCAACCAATTTTGTCGGTGCGAAAAATGAGCTGAAGGAGTTGGCGGAACTGTTTCTCTCCGACCCGCAAAATTTCGCACTACGCGACTGCTTCGTCTCGCTTGGCATAAACTGGCAATTCATACCTCCCCGTTCCCCGCACTTTGGTGGACTATGGGAGGCCGCCGTTAAATCTGCCAAATTCCACTTCATTCGTGTGGTTGGCAAATCTCTGCTAACATTTAACGAACTTCGAACTTTAGTTTGCGAAATCTCGGCCATGTTGAACTCACGTCCAATTTGTCCTCTTTCAGAGAGCCCTGACGACTTGGATATCCTCACTCCTGGCCACTTCTTAATTGGTGCCTCCTTTGCCGCTATCGAGGAGCCAGACATAACTCACCTCGACATCAGCCGTCTGAGCCGATGGCAACGAGTCTGTCAGATGCAGCAGACATTCTGGCGAAAATGGAGCACTTCCTATCTATCGCTGCTTCAAGAACGTGGCAAGTGGCGATCGTCTAAGCCGAGTCTTCTACCCAATAGCATCGTGGTGCTAAAAGACGAAAACCTTCCTCCTCTGCAATGGCGCATGGGCAGAGTCGAGAGCACCATACCTGGAAAAGACGGCGTCTCTCGAGTGGCAGTAATTCGTACGGCTACTGGTGTGACTAAGCGAGCTGTCAGCAAATTGGCTGTTCTGCCCCTTGAGACCACATCATCTGTCAGCGTGCCTCTTTCAGCGGGGGGAGCATGTCGGGAGCAGAGCCAGCAATTATAA